In Mustela lutreola isolate mMusLut2 chromosome 1, mMusLut2.pri, whole genome shotgun sequence, one genomic interval encodes:
- the SPDYC gene encoding speedy protein C, whose amino-acid sequence MSDTQDLATLPEVVTQVKLGGWSHPGRGSGSVHQRPHQELQAFLNLLEHSFLQEFLSKDPCFQISDKYLLAMVLVYFRRANLKLHEYTHSNLFLALFLANDMEEDVEDPKCVIFLWALGKDWHLRVADFLHQRDKLWARMGFRAMVSRECCEEVMAKEPSHWAWTRERHPQHGGAQRGPKAQVLLPGPPSPSPPPCSLHGQPPSHSQCCHQPHPVPVLSKCPSPNPEWHCAPLEACLSVAEDPLAGGFLIIPPPQLQLEPGTYTLHILPKPPPCPGC is encoded by the exons ATGAGCGACACTCAAGACTTGGCCACTTTGCCCGAGGTTGTCACCCAGGTGAAGCTGGGGGGCTGGAGCCATCCAGGTAGGGGGAGTGGGTCTGTCCATCAGCGCCCGCACCAGGAGCTCCAGGCCTTTCTCAACCTGCTGG AGCACAGCTTCCTCCAGGAATTCCTTTCCAAAGATCCCTGTTTCCAGATTTCAGATAAG TATCTTCTGGCCATGGTGCTGGTCTACTTCCGGCGCGCCAACCTGAAGCTCCACGAGTACACCCACAGCAACCTGTTCCTGGCTCT GTTTCTCGCTAATGACATGGAGGAGGATGTGGAGGACCCCAAATGCGTGATTTTTCTGTGGGCCCTGGGAAAAGACTGGCATCTCCGGGTGGCGGATTTCCTGCATCAGAGGGATAAGCTGTGGGCCCGGATGGGCTTCCGGGCCATGGTGAGCCGCGAGTGCTGTGAGGAG GTCATGGCCAAGGAGCCGTCCCACTGGGCCTGGACTCGAGAGCGGCACCCCCAGCACGGTGGGGCTCAGAGGGGTCCAAAGGCCCAGGTCCTCCTTCCTGGGCCCCCCAGCCCCTCGCCACCTCCCTGTTCCCTCCACGGCCAGCCCCCTTCCCACAGCCAGTGCTGCCACCAGCCCCACCCGGTGCCTGTCTTATCCAAGTGCCCTTCCCCAAACCCTGAGTGGCATTGCGCTCCCCTCGAAGCTTGCCTCTCAGTGGCTGAAGACCCCTTGGCGGGCGGCTTCCTCATCATCCCGCCCCCCCAACTGCAGCTGGAGCCGGGCACCTACACTCTCCACA TCCTCCCGAAGCCTCCACCGTGCCCTGGGTGCTGA